The following are encoded in a window of Chitinivorax sp. B genomic DNA:
- a CDS encoding alpha/beta fold hydrolase: protein MLRHLLITTLIAASTLLLASCSSEQAVQTAIQFERQLSNLERKQIQVDGHTVFYHEGGQGETILMLHGFGGDADNWTRFARPLTDNYRVIAPDLPGSGESSRLQQANYSIPKQAERVLAMMDALKVNKVHLVGNSMGGYIAAWFTANHPERVKSLALFDNAGVLGQNLSPFYKTLLDGRNMLVVESPVQFDDLWKLVFADPPYLPDFVKTYFANKAYSNREFNKKIFSEVREPYLPLDPMLPRIVAPTLILWGEEDKVLDISSIDVLKANLTHTQPRIVTLPGVGHLPMVEKPKETARIYLDFIHDKS from the coding sequence ATGCTTCGCCACCTACTGATTACCACCTTAATTGCCGCATCCACTTTGCTGCTGGCCAGTTGCAGCTCAGAACAAGCTGTCCAGACAGCCATCCAGTTCGAGCGCCAGCTCTCCAATCTGGAGCGAAAGCAAATCCAGGTAGACGGCCACACCGTGTTCTATCACGAAGGTGGTCAAGGTGAGACCATTCTGATGCTGCATGGTTTCGGTGGCGACGCTGACAACTGGACCCGCTTCGCTCGCCCGCTGACCGACAACTATCGCGTCATCGCACCGGATTTGCCAGGATCTGGCGAATCCAGTCGGTTACAACAGGCGAACTACAGTATTCCCAAGCAAGCCGAACGGGTGCTGGCCATGATGGATGCCTTGAAGGTGAACAAAGTCCATCTCGTCGGCAATTCGATGGGGGGTTATATCGCGGCCTGGTTTACGGCCAACCATCCTGAACGTGTAAAAAGCCTTGCACTGTTCGACAATGCGGGAGTATTGGGACAAAACCTCTCCCCGTTCTATAAAACCTTGCTGGACGGGCGCAACATGCTGGTCGTGGAAAGTCCGGTTCAGTTTGATGACCTCTGGAAACTGGTATTCGCCGATCCACCCTACCTGCCGGATTTCGTCAAAACCTATTTCGCCAACAAAGCCTATTCGAATCGCGAATTCAACAAAAAGATTTTCAGCGAAGTACGTGAACCCTATCTGCCGCTGGACCCGATGTTACCCAGGATTGTCGCACCGACCCTGATTCTGTGGGGTGAGGAAGACAAGGTACTGGATATCTCCAGCATTGACGTTCTGAAAGCCAACCTGACACATACGCAACCACGGATTGTCACACTACCCGGTGTTGGTCATCTGCCCATGGTCGAAAAACCCAAGGAAACTGCACGCATCTATCTAGACTTTATCCACGACAAAAGCTGA
- a CDS encoding winged helix DNA-binding protein, producing MSQHMNIVSSSHLVSERSAELSEFEFGLIVVHNAFSRWMVRCMSAAGEKNLTATEVSLIHHVNHRGRKKKLADICFVLNIEDTHVVSYALKKLVKLGYVTNEKIGKEVFFSTSETGAALCERYRQVREQCLIEALVESGIPNEEIGRTAQLLRVLSGLYDQAARAGASL from the coding sequence ATGAGCCAGCACATGAATATCGTCTCGTCGTCACATCTGGTGTCGGAACGCAGCGCGGAGCTATCGGAATTTGAATTTGGCCTGATCGTGGTCCACAACGCTTTCAGTCGTTGGATGGTGCGATGCATGAGTGCGGCAGGTGAAAAGAACCTGACAGCGACAGAGGTATCGCTGATCCACCACGTGAACCACAGGGGCCGCAAAAAGAAGCTGGCCGATATCTGCTTTGTATTGAATATTGAAGACACGCACGTGGTGTCATATGCATTGAAAAAATTGGTGAAGCTGGGTTATGTGACCAATGAGAAGATTGGCAAGGAGGTGTTTTTCTCTACGTCGGAAACAGGGGCAGCACTGTGCGAGAGGTATCGGCAAGTGCGCGAGCAATGCCTGATTGAGGCGCTGGTGGAAAGCGGCATACCCAACGAGGAGATTGGCCGGACAGCCCAACTGTTGCGGGTATTGTCCGGCTTGTACGATCAAGCGGCGCGGGCTGGTGCGTCACTATGA
- the pxpB gene encoding 5-oxoprolinase subunit PxpB gives MKSVNTRFYLLGERAAVLESRPPVDLVCQRRIWWLAAALRAQHRFIDIVPGMNNLTVVFDPLRQNSQEVLDQLSTQWQQAKQQQFEPREVRIPVCYGGKAGPDLDNVSSYTGLTPEAVIALHSSVDYTVFFLGFQPGFAYMGGLPDALITPRRAEPRLAVPAGSVGIGGAQTGIYPAQSPGGWQLIGRTSLTLFDPYSTSPSLLLPGDQVRFVPEPDHA, from the coding sequence GTGAAATCCGTCAATACCCGCTTCTATCTGTTGGGTGAGCGCGCTGCCGTGCTCGAATCCCGCCCACCAGTCGATCTGGTCTGCCAACGCCGTATCTGGTGGCTGGCAGCGGCATTACGTGCCCAACACCGGTTTATCGACATCGTGCCCGGTATGAACAACCTGACTGTGGTGTTTGATCCTTTGCGACAAAACAGCCAGGAAGTACTAGACCAACTCAGCACCCAATGGCAGCAGGCAAAGCAACAGCAGTTCGAACCACGTGAGGTCCGTATCCCGGTCTGTTACGGCGGCAAGGCTGGCCCGGATCTGGACAATGTGTCCAGTTATACCGGGCTGACACCTGAGGCAGTCATTGCACTGCATAGCAGCGTTGACTACACCGTGTTCTTTCTTGGTTTCCAGCCGGGCTTTGCCTACATGGGGGGGTTACCTGATGCATTGATTACCCCGCGCCGTGCTGAACCCAGGCTGGCTGTACCTGCTGGTTCTGTTGGAATTGGTGGCGCTCAAACTGGCATCTACCCCGCACAGAGCCCTGGTGGCTGGCAGCTGATTGGACGAACCAGCCTGACTTTGTTCGACCCGTACAGCACTTCACCTTCGCTACTGTTACCTGGTGATCAGGTCCGTTTTGTGCCGGAGCCCGATCATGCTTGA
- a CDS encoding biotin-dependent carboxyltransferase family protein translates to MLEIIRPGVQTTVQDLGRHGFRHLGIAQAGALDQPALMLANRLVNNPADAAGLEVVMGPVAIRFHRDGWLALTGADFDARLDDTPLWPGWRVPYLTGQTLHLAGPRLGMRAYLAVDGGIDVPLVLGARATDLRSNFGGFAGRALQAGDLLPQGQAIVHLNRCGAWTRPWSPVIRLLPGPEYHEFDDAVHHAFWQKEWKVSSQSDRMGYRLQGPPLHRSKPHELLSHGVLPGVVQVPPNGQPIVLLADAQTTGGYPRIASVIEADLWKLAQARPGTRLHFVKTTLDDARQAMQQWQFERNRFEWSAYGR, encoded by the coding sequence ATGCTTGAAATCATTCGCCCTGGGGTGCAAACCACCGTACAGGATCTTGGCCGCCATGGTTTCCGGCACCTTGGTATTGCCCAAGCAGGCGCACTGGATCAACCCGCCCTGATGTTGGCCAACCGCCTGGTCAACAACCCGGCGGATGCCGCAGGGCTTGAAGTCGTGATGGGACCCGTAGCGATCCGCTTTCATCGTGATGGCTGGCTGGCCCTGACTGGCGCCGACTTCGATGCCAGACTTGATGACACACCGCTTTGGCCTGGCTGGCGAGTACCCTACCTAACCGGACAAACCTTGCACCTGGCAGGCCCACGCTTGGGCATGCGCGCCTACTTGGCAGTGGATGGCGGGATCGATGTACCACTTGTGCTGGGTGCGCGTGCCACCGATCTGCGTAGCAACTTTGGTGGTTTTGCCGGCCGCGCACTGCAGGCTGGCGATCTGTTGCCGCAGGGCCAAGCCATTGTTCACTTGAACCGTTGCGGTGCATGGACTCGTCCCTGGAGCCCGGTGATACGCCTGCTACCGGGTCCCGAGTACCATGAGTTTGACGATGCAGTTCACCACGCTTTCTGGCAAAAAGAGTGGAAAGTGTCGTCGCAAAGCGATCGCATGGGTTACCGCTTGCAGGGCCCCCCATTGCATCGATCCAAACCGCATGAACTGCTGTCGCACGGGGTCTTGCCAGGGGTAGTGCAAGTGCCGCCCAACGGTCAACCGATTGTGTTGCTGGCCGATGCCCAGACCACAGGCGGCTATCCACGCATCGCCAGTGTGATTGAGGCTGATCTTTGGAAATTGGCTCAGGCCCGCCCGGGGACACGACTGCACTTCGTGAAAACCACGCTGGATGATGCCCGACAAGCCATGCAGCAATGGCAATTTGAACGTAACCGTTTCGAATGGAGCGCGTATGGACGTTGA
- the pxpA gene encoding 5-oxoprolinase subunit PxpA has protein sequence MDVDLNADLGEGGGDDAAILTCVSSANIACGWHAGDSLTMRAAIQESLRHHVSIGAHPSFPDRANFGRSPMQRDPELVYIDLLYQIGGLQSVVQTMGGQLRHVKPHGALYNQAARDPTLADAIALAVKTCSSDLKLMGLAGSELIAAAHRHGLIPIEEVFADRAYLSDGSLAPREMPGAVIEDAERALQQTLQMITQGTVTTIDGQTIPIRAESICLHGDGTHALIFARTLRHALESQGLKIRAPA, from the coding sequence ATGGACGTTGATTTGAATGCCGACCTGGGGGAAGGCGGTGGGGATGATGCGGCGATTCTGACCTGCGTCAGCTCAGCCAATATTGCCTGCGGCTGGCATGCTGGCGATAGCCTCACCATGCGAGCAGCCATACAAGAATCGCTCAGGCATCATGTGTCGATTGGCGCCCACCCCAGTTTTCCGGATCGCGCCAATTTTGGTCGCAGCCCCATGCAACGCGATCCTGAATTGGTCTATATCGACCTACTGTACCAGATCGGTGGCCTGCAATCGGTGGTACAGACAATGGGTGGGCAACTTCGCCATGTCAAGCCGCATGGCGCCCTCTACAACCAGGCGGCACGTGATCCCACCTTGGCCGATGCCATTGCATTGGCGGTCAAAACCTGTAGTTCAGACCTGAAATTGATGGGGCTGGCTGGCAGTGAATTGATTGCCGCTGCCCACCGTCATGGCCTGATCCCCATCGAAGAAGTCTTCGCCGACCGGGCATACCTGTCCGATGGCAGCTTGGCCCCGCGAGAGATGCCTGGTGCGGTCATTGAAGATGCAGAACGGGCGTTGCAACAGACCTTGCAGATGATCACCCAAGGCACGGTTACCACTATCGATGGACAGACCATCCCCATACGCGCAGAAAGCATCTGTCTGCATGGTGACGGTACCCATGCCCTAATCTTCGCCCGCACGTTACGACACGCCCTGGAAAGTCAAGGTTTGAAGATACGCGCACCAGCCTAA
- a CDS encoding DUF969 domain-containing protein — protein MDAVSYWPLLGVGVVVAGFALRFNALLVVTVAGLVTGLAAKMPVDTLLGSLGNGFIKSRNLPLILLLPLPIIGLLERHGLKEHAQNWIARIRSATTGRLLMVYLFVREVTAALGLTSLGGHPQMVRPLLAPMAEGAAEIRYGSLPDKIRHKLRALSAATDNIGLFFGEDIFVAFGAIVLMHTFLRENGVEVEPLHIAMWGIPTAIAAFLIHAYRLYRLDRWLDCELQRQTRHAASGSTHLPAGAKA, from the coding sequence ATGGATGCAGTCAGCTATTGGCCCCTGTTGGGGGTAGGTGTGGTCGTGGCAGGCTTTGCCCTGCGTTTCAATGCGTTGTTGGTAGTGACCGTGGCTGGCCTTGTTACTGGCTTGGCCGCCAAGATGCCGGTGGATACGTTGCTTGGGTCGCTTGGCAACGGCTTCATCAAAAGCCGCAATTTGCCCCTGATTTTGTTATTACCCCTGCCAATCATTGGGCTACTGGAACGGCATGGCCTGAAAGAACACGCACAGAACTGGATTGCCCGTATCCGCTCCGCTACCACTGGCCGCTTGTTAATGGTGTACCTGTTCGTACGTGAGGTCACTGCTGCACTTGGATTGACCAGCCTGGGCGGTCACCCACAAATGGTAAGGCCATTGTTGGCCCCCATGGCGGAAGGAGCTGCGGAGATTCGTTATGGCTCGTTACCAGACAAGATTCGCCACAAGTTGCGCGCCCTATCAGCGGCCACCGATAACATTGGCCTGTTTTTTGGTGAAGACATTTTTGTCGCCTTTGGCGCCATAGTCCTGATGCATACCTTTTTACGTGAAAATGGTGTTGAGGTCGAACCATTGCATATCGCCATGTGGGGCATTCCGACCGCCATTGCCGCCTTCCTGATCCATGCTTACCGCCTGTACCGACTTGATCGCTGGCTGGATTGTGAACTACAGCGCCAGACTCGACATGCTGCTTCTGGATCCACCCATCTACCTGCAGGAGCGAAAGCATGA